One window from the genome of Chaetodon trifascialis isolate fChaTrf1 chromosome 20, fChaTrf1.hap1, whole genome shotgun sequence encodes:
- the wdr91 gene encoding WD repeat-containing protein 91: MQQIGTPTDVILQRRRIRVTGRVGTMGSAVERTDEHVREYLIYRGFTSTLKHLDSDIKADKEKGFRVDKIIDQLQQFVQSFDLFGLKEYWLYLDRRLFCRLEDVYRSTVNKLRTSLYRYYIINTIQKGNMEKTQEFFQKLALELQGQAEWRDWFILPFISAPEQNPAFSPYFSRQWADTFLVSLHNFLSVLFQCMPQPVLLSFDAEIQKTAGLTEENEQLRQLLFALQTESRDQRDGGEMVHHKLPVYVQNMDRLGDTELDLVSSQRTVSTATTPSRNFFSTFLPQGRRTPGKLPQFATGSSPSQLAVGRKDPPTNMPPKSKETVQPKDVKPVSCQASTSETASSLSQQSTNQPTHPRHKRIQDHEKERKELFSKPQSQTPDKKGEAGEVEPLAETASELPDSSPSNSRSCGGGVEEGGLSAEQPFIKLSQEEYGEHHSSIMHCRVDCSGRRVASLDVDGVIKVWSFNPIMQTKATIMSKSPLLSLEWATKPDRLLLLGSGVGTVRLYDTDAKKNLYEMNIEETHPRILSLACSPSGSSFVCSAAAVSRSGSCDSVPRLPIPVSGQLLLWDTKTVKQQLQFSLEPEPVAINCTAFNHNGNLLVTGAADGVIRLFDMQRYESAMSWRAHDGEVYSVEFSYDENTVHSIGEDGKFIQWNIHRCGVKQSEQILPQDATGPFVLSGYSGYKQVQVPRGRLFAFDSEGQHVLTCSSTGGLIYKLTNGEPALESMLSLGGHKAPVVTVDWCSAVDCGTCLTASMDGKIKLSTLLAQKC, translated from the exons atgcaacAGATAGGGACGCCAACCGACGTAATActccaaagaagaagaataaggGTAACAGGAAGAGTT GGCACCATGGGGTCAGCGGTGGAGAGGACAGACGAACACGTGAGAGAGTATCTGATCTACCGCGGCTTCACCAGCACTCTGAAACACCTGGACAGCGACATCAAAGCCGACAAGGAGAAAGGCTTCAGG GTGGATAAGATAAttgatcagctgcagcagtttgttcagAGCTTCGATCTTTTTGGTCTGAAGGAGTACTGGCTCTACCTCGACAGACGTCTGTTCTGCAGGCTGGAGGATGTTTACAGATCCACGGTCAACAAACTGAGAACCAGTTTGTACAGATACTACATCATTAACACCATCCAG AAAGGAAACATGGAGAAGACTCAGGAGTTTTTCCAGAAGCTGGCTTTGGAGCTGCAGGGTCAGGCCGAGTGGCGTGATTGGTTCATTCTGCCATTTATCTCTGCCCCAGAACAGAACCCAGCATTCTCTCCGTACTTCTCCCGCCAGTGGGCCGACACCTTCCTGGTTTCACTGCacaacttcctgtctgtcctcttccAGTGTATGC CTCAGCCAGTCCTGCTGAGTTTTGATGCTGAAATCCAGAAGACAGCTGGTCTGACAGAAGAGAATGAACAGCTCCGCCAGCTG CTGTTTGCCCTGCAGACCGAGAGCAGGGACCAGAGAGACGGAGGTGAGATGGTCCACCACAAGCTTCCGGTGTATGTCCAGAACATGGACCGACTTGgagacactgagct GGACTTGGTGTCGAGCCAGCGCACTGTCAGCACTGCCACCACTCCTTCCAGAAACTTCTTCTCTACATTCCTACCACAGGGCAGACGCACACCAGGGAAACTGCCTCAGTTCGCCACCGGGTCTTCACCGAGCCAGCTAGCAGTGGGCAGGAAGGACCCACCAACCAATATG CCTCCAAAGTCAAAAGAGACAGTCCAACCTAAGGATGTGAAACCAGTTTCCTGCCAGGCATCAACCAGTGAAACTGCAAGCTCCCTGTCTCAGCAGTCAACAAACCAACCAACACATCCCAGACACAAGAGAATCCAGGAtcatgagaaagagaggaaggagctTTTCTCCAAACCACAATCACAG ACACCAGACAAGAAGGGGGAGGCAGGGGAGGTGGAGCCTCTTGCCGAGACAGCCAGCGAACTTCCCGACTCCTCCCCCTCAAATAGCAGGAGCTGCGGAGGAGGAGTCGAGGAAGGAGGTCTGTCAGCAGAACAGCCTTTCATCAAACTCAGCCAAGAGGAGTATGGAGAACACCATTCCTCCATCATGCACTGCAG GGTTGACTGTTCTGGTCGCCGGGTTGCCAGTTTGGATGTAGATGGGGTTATCAAG GTGTGGTCTTTCAACCCCATCATGCAGACCAAAGCCACCATCATGTCTaagtctcctctgctgtctctggagTGGGCCACCAAACCTGACAGACTG ttgTTGCTAGGCAGTGGTGTTGGTACAGTGCGTCTGTATGATACGGATGCCAAGAAGAATCTTTATGAGATGAACATCGAAGAAACTCATCCACG TATCCTGTCTTTAGCCTGCAGTCCCAGTGGTTCATCGtttgtctgttcagctgctgctgtcagtcgaTCTGGGAGCTGTGATTCTGTTCCTCGACTTCCAATCCCAGTGTCtggacagctgctgctctgggaCACCAAGACTGTCAAACAACAG cTCCAGTTCTCTTTAGAACCTGAACCAGTTGCCATTAACTGCACAGCCTTCAACCACAATGGAAACCTGCTGGTGACCGGAGCTGCTGACGGAGTCATCAGACTGTTTG ATATGCAGCGGTATGAGAGTGCGATGAGCTGGAGAGCTCACGACGGAGAAGTTTACAGTGTGGAGTTCAGCTATGATGAAAACACAGTCCACAGCATTGGAGAGGATggcaag TTCATCCAATGGAACATCCATCGGTGTGGGGTGAAGCAGTCGGAGCAGATTTTACCTCAGGATGCCACCGGGCCCTTCGTCCTGTCAGGGTACAGTGGATACAAACAG gttcaggttcCTCGAGGTCGGCTCTTTGCCTTTGACTCTGAGGGACAACATGTCCTGACCTGTTCCAGCACCGGAGGACTCATATACAAA ctgaCCAATGGGGAGCCAGCTCTGGAGAGCATGCTGTCACTGGGTGGGCACAAAGCACCAGTAGTGACAGTTGATTGGTGCTCGGCAGTGGACTGCGGCACATGCCTGACTGCCTCTATGGATGGAAAGATCAAATTGAGCACGCTCCTGGCACAGAAGTGCTAA
- the LOC139348964 gene encoding sperm-associated antigen 16 protein, protein MSARRKERTVGENKDIFSEEEEKRSVEEEHFKEAMREAASSTASTRKHGAFKQQIIPKIPEAVDDFLRNFLRRTGLSRTLNSFEIEWYSGPVQKILRETLTMAATGVFFTPDALTHRQLLQSELETIHRETDMLRQEVLLAGESLVKIARERDFHQQQFRRVAEDKNRLIEDFKQLKKHLESYEQVLWQLDNKYQAALRQKMLISLKNDQVQKTTDATLFQEKSNIKKERSIQSSNSTEKSPAKSTIARRRKDTEIPVCRRLVNSHLAQVNFKKWKSPSSFSLSCSIRAHKHHISCIDLHPQKEILATASIDCSWRLWALPTDGQKDGQMVLTGEGHSDWLSGCSFHPDGTKLATTSGDTMVWLWDFSRGCCVLTLSGHSQPTWGCSFHSCGHFLASCSADRTAKMWDLNSQRSCFTLRHHTASVNSVCFLPFSNLLLTCSADKTLAMWDARLGVCTTTFHGHQHPCNHTTFSLAGNVMASCDSCGIINLWDIRKPALAMATVDAGPLAGNQLAFSPSGKTLAVASSDSLVRLVEMESYTMSSLSGHSDDVQSVIFNHRGDTVMSAGNDGVINVWS, encoded by the exons ATGTCAgcaaggagaaaagaaagaacagtGGGGGAGAACAAGGATATtttctcagaggaggaagagaagaggagtgTTGAGGAAGAGCACTTTAAGGAGGCGATGAGGGAGGCTGCCTCTTCCACTGCTTCCACAAGAAAACACGGAGCATTCAAACAACAAATTATCCCCAAAATCCCAGAGGCAGTGGATGACTTCCTGAGGAACTTCCTCCGGAGAACTGGCCTGAGTCGGACACTGAACAGCTTTGAGATAGAGTGGTACAGTGGCCCAGTTCAGAAAATTCTGAGAGAAACTCTCACGATGGCAGCGACAGGCGTCTTCTTCACCCCtgatgctctcacacacaggcagctcCTCCAAAGTGAGCTAGAGACaatccacagagagacagacatgctcAGACAGGAGGTGCTGTTGGCAGGGGAAAGCCTGGTGAAGATAGCGAGAGAGAGGGATTTCCACCAGCAACAGTTCCGACGAGTCgctgaagacaaaaacaggctgattgaggacttcaaacagctgaagaaacaTCTGGAGTCCTATGAACAGGTGTTATGGCAGCTGGACAACAAATATCAAGCAGCTCTGAGGCAGAAAATGCTCATCAGTCTAAAAAATGACCAAGTTCAAAAGACCACTGATGCAACACTGTTTCAGGAAAAATCCAATATCAAGAAAGAGAGAAGCATCcaaagcagcaacagcacagagaaatcTCCAGCAAAAAGCACCATAGCCAGACGTCGAAAGGACACAGAGATTCCTGTCTGCAGGAGGCTGGTGAACTCTCACCTGGCTCAggtgaattttaaaaaatggaaaagccCCAGTTCCTTCAGCTTGTCCTGCTCCATCAGGGCCCACAAGCATCACATTAGCTGCATCGACCTCCATCCACAAAAAGAGATCCTTGCCACTGCCAGCATtgactgcagctggaggctgTGGGCACTGCCAACCGATGGACAAAAG GATGGTCAGATGGTACTGACAGGTGAGGGTCACTCAGATTGGCTGTCTGGCTGCAGTTTTCACCCTGATGGAACAAAATTGGCAACGACAAGTGGGGACACTATG GTGTGGCTCTGGGATTTTTCTcgtggctgctgtgtgttgacGCTGTCTGGACACAGTCAGCCCACCTGGGGCTGCTCCTTCCACTCATGCGGTCACTTTCTGGCTTCCTGCTCTGCCGACAGAACTGCTAAGATGTGGGATCTGAATAGCCAGCGCTCCTGCTTCACACTGCGTCACCACACCGCTTCTGTCAACAGTGTTTGCTTCCTGCCCTTCTCCaacctcctcctcacctgctcaGCAGACAAAACTCTTGCCATGTGGGACGCCAGGCTGGGTGTCTGCACCACAACCTTCCATGGACACCAGCACCCCTGCAACCACACTACCTTCAGTCTGGCAGGGAACGTCATGGCATCATGTGACTCCTGTGGCATCATCAACCTGTGGGATATCAGGAAGCCCGCATTGGCCATGGCCACGGTAGATGCTGGGCCACTGGCAGGCAACCAGCTGGCATTCAGCCCTTCAGGGAAGACGCTGGCTGTCGCCAGCAGTGACAGTCTGGTCAGACTGGTAGAGATGGAATCCTACACGATGAGCAGCCTGTCGGGACACAGTGACGATGTGCAGAGCGTGATATTCAACCACAGGGGGGATACAGTGATGTCAGCAGGGAATGATGGCGTGATTAATGTCTGGTCGTGA